One genomic window of Bacillota bacterium includes the following:
- the rpmB gene encoding 50S ribosomal protein L28, translated as MAKCDVCGKSLVFGIKVSHSHRRSNRAWKPNVQRVKASINGGAKYINVCTKCLRSGKVTRAV; from the coding sequence ATGGCTAAATGTGATGTATGCGGTAAGAGCCTTGTGTTCGGCATAAAGGTGTCTCACTCACATAGAAGATCAAACAGAGCATGGAAGCCCAATGTTCAAAGGGTTAAGGCTTCAATCAACGGCGGTGCAAAATATATCAATGTCTGCACTAAATGCCTTCGTTCCGGCAAGGTGACCCGCGCGGTCTAA
- a CDS encoding type II toxin-antitoxin system HicA family toxin — MPSWKELKRFCDKDGWELYKETDHYFYRKTDANGEIRLTKVSKGSGEIYGHMWQEILKKQLKVSLEYFNSKI, encoded by the coding sequence ATGCCAAGCTGGAAAGAATTAAAGCGTTTTTGTGATAAAGATGGGTGGGAATTATATAAAGAAACTGACCATTATTTTTATCGAAAAACTGATGCGAATGGTGAAATTAGGCTTACCAAAGTATCAAAAGGCTCTGGAGAAATATATGGACATATGTGGCAGGAGATACTTAAAAAGCAGCTTAAAGTCTCATTAGAATATTTCAATAGTAAAATATAG